The following are encoded together in the Rhinopithecus roxellana isolate Shanxi Qingling chromosome 5, ASM756505v1, whole genome shotgun sequence genome:
- the CHST14 gene encoding carbohydrate sulfotransferase 14 — MFPRPLTPLAAPNGAEPLGRALRRAPLGRARAGLGGPPLLLPSMLMFAVIVASSGLLLMIERGILAEMKPLPLHPPGREGAAWRGKAPKPGGLSLSAGDADLQVRQDVRNRTLRAVCGQAGMPRDPWDLPVGQRRTLLRHILVSDRYRFLYCYVPKVACSNWKRVLKVLAGVLDSVDVRLKMDHRSDLVFLADLRPEEIRYRLQHYFKFLFVRDPLERLLSAYRNKFGEIREYQQRYGAEIVRRYRAGAGPSPAGDDVTFPEFLRYLVDEDPERMNEHWMPVYHLCQPCAVHYDFVGSYERLEADANQVLEWVRAPPHVQFPARQAWYRPASPESLHYHLCSAPRALLHDVLPKYILDFSLFAYPLPNVTKEACQQ, encoded by the coding sequence ATGTTCCCCCGCCCGCTGACCCCGCTGGCGGCCCCAAATGGCGCCGAGCCCCTGGGCCGGGCGCTGAGGCGGGCCCCTCTGGGCAGGGCCCGGGCGGGGCTGGGGGGGCCGCCCCTGCTGCTGCCGTCCATGCTGATGTTCGCGGTGATCGTGGCCTCCAGCGGGCTGCTGCTCATGATCGAGCGGGGCATCCTGGCCGAGATGAAGCCCCTGCCCCTGCACCCGCCAGGCCGCGAGGGCGCAGCCTGGCGCGGGAAAGCCCCCAAGCCTGGGGGCCTGTCCCTGAGTGCTGGGGACGCGGACTTGCAAGTGCGGCAGGACGTCCGGAACAGGACCCTGCGGGCGGTGTGCGGACAGGCGGGCATGCCCCGGGACCCCTGGGACTTGCCGGTGGGGCAGCGGCGCACCCTGCTGCGCCACATCCTCGTAAGTGACCGTTACCGCTTCCTCTACTGCTACGTCCCCAAGGTGGCCTGCTCTAACTGGAAGCGGGTGCTAAAGGTGCTGGCGGGTGTCCTGGACAGCGTGGACGTCCGCCTCAAGATGGACCACCGCAGTGACCTGGTGTTCCTGGCAGACCTGCGGCCTGAGGAGATTCGCTACCGCCTGCAGCACTACTTTAAGTTCCTGTTTGTGCGGGACCCCTTGGAACGCCTCCTCTCTGCCTACCGCAACAAGTTTGGCGAGATCCGAGAGTACCAGCAACGCTACGGGGCTGAGATAGTGAGGCGGTACAGGGCTGGAGCGGGGCCCAGCCCCGCAGGCGACGATGTCACATTCCCCGAGTTCCTGAGATACCTGGTGGACGAAGACCCTGAGCGCATGAATGAGCATTGGATGCCCGTGTACCACCTGTGCCAGCCTTGTGCCGTGCACTATGACTTTGTGGGCTCCTATGAGAGGTTGGAGGCTGATGCCAATCAGGTGCTGGAGTGGGTACGGGCACCACCCCACGTCCAATTTCCAGCTCGCCAGGCCTGGTACCGGCCGGCCAGTCCCGAAAGCCTGCATTACCACTTGTGCAGTGCCCCCCGGGCCCTGCTGCACGATGTGCTGCCTAAGTATATCCTGGACTTCTCCCTCTTTGCCTACCCACTGCCTAATGTCACCAAGGAGGCATGTCAGCAGTGA
- the BAHD1 gene encoding bromo adjacent homology domain-containing 1 protein isoform X2: MTHTRRKSLPMLSSGPSGRREPLQMEDSNMEQGAEGVEPGVPESPGHLTGRRKNYPLRKRPLVPEKPKACKVLLTRLENVAGPRSADEADELPPDLPKPPSPAPSSEDPGLAQPRKRRLASLNAEALNNLLLEREDTSSLAGTRRSRAADPHRSRDRDRATGGWSSSKKRPRLGDLGGGSRDLSPEPAPDEGPRRDGDPAPKRLASLNAAAFLKLSQERELPLRLPRAHAEVDGRSTEPPAPKAPRPKWPKVTGKNYPKAWQGASSGEAAGPPGWQGCPDEPWPSTIPRGPSVQPSHQPLSKALESPLGLRPHLPLLMGGQAALKPEPGRPGEESPAPKQELHQPSFPTPQLSPLPMPGNPADYSGLCVGPELTALGSFYLYCGQEGLQCGGYSPCPMLPEGKLSPVAAPQEEGLLLAPSSVPSGTPFQHPPWGSSRYCSSEDTGASGYSICGVLPLSLTRAGTACGGCPYKMPFAAGCRSLSQLEFPLPEAGHPASPAHPLLGCPVPSVPPAAEPVPHLQTPTSEPQTVARACPQSAKPPSGSKSGLRTGSSCRHTARSKAARRPSHPKQPRVQRPRPRRRRRRRTNGWVPVGAACEKAVYVLDEPEPAIRKSYQAVERHGETIRVRDTVLLKSGPRKTSTPYVAKISALWENPESGELMMSLLWYYRPEHLQGGRSPSMHEPLQNEVFASRHQDQNSVACIEEKCYVLTFAEYCRFCAMAKRRGEGLPSRKTALVPPSADYSTPPHRTVPEDTDPELVFLCRHVYDFRHGRILKNPQ; encoded by the exons ATGACACACACTCGGAGAAAGTCTCTTCCCATGCTGAGTTCGGGCCCCAGTGGCCGCCGAGAGCCCCTGCAGATGGAAGACAGCAACATGGAGCAGGGGGCTGAGGGTGTGGAGCCAGGCGTGCCCGAGAGCCCAGGTCACCTCACAGGGCGCCGCAAGAACTACCCACTTCGTAAGCGCCCATTGGTTCCTGAGAAGCCCAAGGCCTGCAAAGTGCTGCTGACTCGCCTGGAGAATGTGGCCGGTCCCCGGAGTGCAGATGAGGCTGATGAGCTACCGCCTGACCTGCCCAagccccccagcccagccccatccAGTGAGGACCCTGGCCTTGCCCAGCCCCGCAAGCGGCGCCTGGCCTCCCTCAATGCCGAAGCTCTCAATAACCTGCTGCTGGAGCGAGAGGACACCAGCAGCCTGGCAGGCACCCGCCGCAGTCGAGCAGCGGATCCCCACCGCAGCCGTGACCGTGACCGTGCTACTGGGGGCTGGTCCTCCTCCAAGAAGCGGCCCCGGCTGGGGGACCTTGGAGGAGGAAGTCGGGACCTGTCTCCAGAGCCAGCACCAGATGAAGGTCCCCGCCGAGATGGAGACCCAGCTCCCAAGAGACTGGCTAGCCTGAATGCAGCTGCTTTCCTAAAGCTGAGCCAGGAGCGGGAGCTACCCCTGCGTCTGCCTCGTGCCCATGCAGAAGTAGATGGGCGGTCCACTGAGCCCCCAGCACCCAAGGCCCCGAGGCCAAAGTGGCCCAAGGTCACTGGCAAGAACTATCCCAAGGCTTGGCAGGGGGCCAGCTCTGGGGAGGCTGCAGGCCCACCCGGCTGGCAAGGCTGCCCTGATGAGCCATGGCCATCTACAATTCCTCGTGGACCATCCGTCCAGCCATCTCATCAGCCCCTGAGCAAGGCTCTGGAGAGCCCTTTGGGACTGCGCCCTCACCTACCCCTGCTGATGGGTGGACAGGCGGCTCTGAAGCCAGAGCCTGGGCGCCCAGGCGAGGAGTCACCTGCCCCTAAGCAGGAACTGCATCAGCCCTCGTTCCCCACACCTCAGCTGTCTCCGCTGCCGATGCCTGGCAACCCTGCCGACTATAGTGGCCTGTGTGTTGGGCCCGAGCTCACTGCACTAGGCAGCTTCTACCTGTACTGTGGCCAAGAGGGGCTGCAGTGTGGGGGCTACTCGCCCTGCCCCATGCTCCCAGAGGGCAAGCTATCCCCAGTGGCTGCACCTCAAGAAGAGGGGCTCCTCTTAGCCCCGAGCTCAGTGCCCTCAGGCACCCCTTTTCAGCACCCTCCCTGGGGCTCCTCTCGCTACTGCTCTAGTGAGGACACTGGAGCGAGTGGCTACAGCATCTGCGGAGTGTTGCCCCTGTCTCTCACCCGCGCTGGCACTGCCTGTGGCGGCTGCCCATACAAAATGCCTTTTGCAGCAG GCTGCAGATCCCTGAGCCAGTTGGAATTTCCTCTCCCAGAAGCTGGCCACCCAGCCTCACCCGCCCACCCACTCCTGGGATGCCCTGTACCCAGTGTACCGCCTGCAGCAGAGCCCGTCCCCCATCTTCAGACACCCACCTCGGAGCCTCAGACAGTAGCCCGTGCGTGCCCTCAGAGCGCCAAACCACCCAGTGGTTCTAAGTCAGGTCTGCGCACGGGCTCCAGCTGCAGGCACACTGCAAGGAGCAAGGCAGCCCGCAGGCCCAGTCACCCCAAGCAGCCACGTGTCCAGCGCCCACGCCCTCGCCGCCGCCGTCGCCGCCGCACTAATGGCTGGGTACCTGTTGGGGCTGCCTGTGAGAAGGCCGTGTATGTCTTG GATGAGCCGGAACCAGCCATCCGAAAGAGCTACCAGGCGGTAGAGCGGCATGGGGAGACAATCCGAGTCCGGGACACTGTCCTCCTCAAGTCAGGCCCACGAAAGACCTCCACACCTTATGTGGCCAAGATCTCTGCCCTCTGGGAGAACCCCGAGTCAG gagagctgatgatgAGCCTCCTGTGGTATTACAGACCTGAGCACTTACAGGGAGGCCGCAGTCCCAGCATGCACGAG CCCTTGCAGAATGAAGTCTTTGCATCGCGACATCAGGACCAGAACAGTGTGGCCTGCATCGAGGAGAAGTGCTATGTGCTGACTTTTGCCGAGTACTGCAG GTTCTGTGCCATGGCCAAGCGCCGAGGCGAAGGCCTTCCCAGCCGAAAGACAGCACTGGTTCCCCCCTCTGCAGActactccaccccaccccaccgcaCAGTGCCAGAGGACACGGACCCTGAGCTGGTGTTCCTTTGCCGCCATGTCTATGACTTCCGCCACGGGCGCATCCTTAAGAACCCCCAGTAG
- the BAHD1 gene encoding bromo adjacent homology domain-containing 1 protein isoform X1 gives MTHTRRKSLPMLSSGPSGRREPLQMEDSNMEQGAEGVEPGVPESPGHLTGRRKNYPLRKRPLVPEKPKACKVLLTRLENVAGPRSADEADELPPDLPKPPSPAPSSEDPGLAQPRKRRLASLNAEALNNLLLEREDTSSLAGTRRSRAADPHRSRDRDRATGGWSSSKKRPRLGDLGGGSRDLSPEPAPDEGPRRDGDPAPKRLASLNAAAFLKLSQERELPLRLPRAHAEVDGRSTEPPAPKAPRPKWPKVTGKNYPKAWQGASSGEAAGPPGWQGCPDEPWPSTIPRGPSVQPSHQPLSKALESPLGLRPHLPLLMGGQAALKPEPGRPGEESPAPKQELHQPSFPTPQLSPLPMPGNPADYSGLCVGPELTALGSFYLYCGQEGLQCGGYSPCPMLPEGKLSPVAAPQEEGLLLAPSSVPSGTPFQHPPWGSSRYCSSEDTGASGYSICGVLPLSLTRAGTACGGCPYKMPFAAEGCRSLSQLEFPLPEAGHPASPAHPLLGCPVPSVPPAAEPVPHLQTPTSEPQTVARACPQSAKPPSGSKSGLRTGSSCRHTARSKAARRPSHPKQPRVQRPRPRRRRRRRTNGWVPVGAACEKAVYVLDEPEPAIRKSYQAVERHGETIRVRDTVLLKSGPRKTSTPYVAKISALWENPESGELMMSLLWYYRPEHLQGGRSPSMHEPLQNEVFASRHQDQNSVACIEEKCYVLTFAEYCRFCAMAKRRGEGLPSRKTALVPPSADYSTPPHRTVPEDTDPELVFLCRHVYDFRHGRILKNPQ, from the exons ATGACACACACTCGGAGAAAGTCTCTTCCCATGCTGAGTTCGGGCCCCAGTGGCCGCCGAGAGCCCCTGCAGATGGAAGACAGCAACATGGAGCAGGGGGCTGAGGGTGTGGAGCCAGGCGTGCCCGAGAGCCCAGGTCACCTCACAGGGCGCCGCAAGAACTACCCACTTCGTAAGCGCCCATTGGTTCCTGAGAAGCCCAAGGCCTGCAAAGTGCTGCTGACTCGCCTGGAGAATGTGGCCGGTCCCCGGAGTGCAGATGAGGCTGATGAGCTACCGCCTGACCTGCCCAagccccccagcccagccccatccAGTGAGGACCCTGGCCTTGCCCAGCCCCGCAAGCGGCGCCTGGCCTCCCTCAATGCCGAAGCTCTCAATAACCTGCTGCTGGAGCGAGAGGACACCAGCAGCCTGGCAGGCACCCGCCGCAGTCGAGCAGCGGATCCCCACCGCAGCCGTGACCGTGACCGTGCTACTGGGGGCTGGTCCTCCTCCAAGAAGCGGCCCCGGCTGGGGGACCTTGGAGGAGGAAGTCGGGACCTGTCTCCAGAGCCAGCACCAGATGAAGGTCCCCGCCGAGATGGAGACCCAGCTCCCAAGAGACTGGCTAGCCTGAATGCAGCTGCTTTCCTAAAGCTGAGCCAGGAGCGGGAGCTACCCCTGCGTCTGCCTCGTGCCCATGCAGAAGTAGATGGGCGGTCCACTGAGCCCCCAGCACCCAAGGCCCCGAGGCCAAAGTGGCCCAAGGTCACTGGCAAGAACTATCCCAAGGCTTGGCAGGGGGCCAGCTCTGGGGAGGCTGCAGGCCCACCCGGCTGGCAAGGCTGCCCTGATGAGCCATGGCCATCTACAATTCCTCGTGGACCATCCGTCCAGCCATCTCATCAGCCCCTGAGCAAGGCTCTGGAGAGCCCTTTGGGACTGCGCCCTCACCTACCCCTGCTGATGGGTGGACAGGCGGCTCTGAAGCCAGAGCCTGGGCGCCCAGGCGAGGAGTCACCTGCCCCTAAGCAGGAACTGCATCAGCCCTCGTTCCCCACACCTCAGCTGTCTCCGCTGCCGATGCCTGGCAACCCTGCCGACTATAGTGGCCTGTGTGTTGGGCCCGAGCTCACTGCACTAGGCAGCTTCTACCTGTACTGTGGCCAAGAGGGGCTGCAGTGTGGGGGCTACTCGCCCTGCCCCATGCTCCCAGAGGGCAAGCTATCCCCAGTGGCTGCACCTCAAGAAGAGGGGCTCCTCTTAGCCCCGAGCTCAGTGCCCTCAGGCACCCCTTTTCAGCACCCTCCCTGGGGCTCCTCTCGCTACTGCTCTAGTGAGGACACTGGAGCGAGTGGCTACAGCATCTGCGGAGTGTTGCCCCTGTCTCTCACCCGCGCTGGCACTGCCTGTGGCGGCTGCCCATACAAAATGCCTTTTGCAGCAG AAGGCTGCAGATCCCTGAGCCAGTTGGAATTTCCTCTCCCAGAAGCTGGCCACCCAGCCTCACCCGCCCACCCACTCCTGGGATGCCCTGTACCCAGTGTACCGCCTGCAGCAGAGCCCGTCCCCCATCTTCAGACACCCACCTCGGAGCCTCAGACAGTAGCCCGTGCGTGCCCTCAGAGCGCCAAACCACCCAGTGGTTCTAAGTCAGGTCTGCGCACGGGCTCCAGCTGCAGGCACACTGCAAGGAGCAAGGCAGCCCGCAGGCCCAGTCACCCCAAGCAGCCACGTGTCCAGCGCCCACGCCCTCGCCGCCGCCGTCGCCGCCGCACTAATGGCTGGGTACCTGTTGGGGCTGCCTGTGAGAAGGCCGTGTATGTCTTG GATGAGCCGGAACCAGCCATCCGAAAGAGCTACCAGGCGGTAGAGCGGCATGGGGAGACAATCCGAGTCCGGGACACTGTCCTCCTCAAGTCAGGCCCACGAAAGACCTCCACACCTTATGTGGCCAAGATCTCTGCCCTCTGGGAGAACCCCGAGTCAG gagagctgatgatgAGCCTCCTGTGGTATTACAGACCTGAGCACTTACAGGGAGGCCGCAGTCCCAGCATGCACGAG CCCTTGCAGAATGAAGTCTTTGCATCGCGACATCAGGACCAGAACAGTGTGGCCTGCATCGAGGAGAAGTGCTATGTGCTGACTTTTGCCGAGTACTGCAG GTTCTGTGCCATGGCCAAGCGCCGAGGCGAAGGCCTTCCCAGCCGAAAGACAGCACTGGTTCCCCCCTCTGCAGActactccaccccaccccaccgcaCAGTGCCAGAGGACACGGACCCTGAGCTGGTGTTCCTTTGCCGCCATGTCTATGACTTCCGCCACGGGCGCATCCTTAAGAACCCCCAGTAG
- the BAHD1 gene encoding bromo adjacent homology domain-containing 1 protein isoform X3 encodes MTHTRRKSLPMLSSGPSGRREPLQMEDSNMEQGAEGVEPGVPESPGHLTGRRKNYPLRKRPLVPEKPKACKVLLTRLENVAGPRSADEADELPPDLPKPPSPAPSSEDPGLAQPRKRRLASLNAEALNNLLLEREDTSSLAGTRRSRAADPHRSRDRDRATGGWSSSKKRPRLGDLGGGSRDLSPEPAPDEGPRRDGDPAPKRLASLNAAAFLKLSQERELPLRLPRAHAEVDGRSTEPPAPKAPRPKWPKVTGKNYPKAWQGASSGEAAGPPGWQGCPDEPWPSTIPRGPSVQPSHQPLSKALESPLGLRPHLPLLMGGQAALKPEPGRPGEESPAPKQELHQPSFPTPQLSPLPMPGNPADYSGLCVGPELTALGSFYLYCGQEGLQCGGYSPCPMLPEGKLSPVAAPQEEGLLLAPSSVPSGTPFQHPPWGSSRYCSSEDTGASGYSICGVLPLSLTRAGTACGGCPYKMPFAAEGCRSLSQLEFPLPEAGHPASPAHPLLGCPVPSVPPAAEPVPHLQTPTSEPQTVARACPQSAKPPSGSKSGLRTGSSCRHTARSKAARRPSHPKQPRVQRPRPRRRRRRRTNGWVPVGAACEKAVYVLDEPEPAIRKSYQAVERHGETIRVRDTVLLKSGPRKTSTPYVAKISALWENPESGELMMSLLWYYRPEHLQGGRSPSMHENEVFASRHQDQNSVACIEEKCYVLTFAEYCRFCAMAKRRGEGLPSRKTALVPPSADYSTPPHRTVPEDTDPELVFLCRHVYDFRHGRILKNPQ; translated from the exons ATGACACACACTCGGAGAAAGTCTCTTCCCATGCTGAGTTCGGGCCCCAGTGGCCGCCGAGAGCCCCTGCAGATGGAAGACAGCAACATGGAGCAGGGGGCTGAGGGTGTGGAGCCAGGCGTGCCCGAGAGCCCAGGTCACCTCACAGGGCGCCGCAAGAACTACCCACTTCGTAAGCGCCCATTGGTTCCTGAGAAGCCCAAGGCCTGCAAAGTGCTGCTGACTCGCCTGGAGAATGTGGCCGGTCCCCGGAGTGCAGATGAGGCTGATGAGCTACCGCCTGACCTGCCCAagccccccagcccagccccatccAGTGAGGACCCTGGCCTTGCCCAGCCCCGCAAGCGGCGCCTGGCCTCCCTCAATGCCGAAGCTCTCAATAACCTGCTGCTGGAGCGAGAGGACACCAGCAGCCTGGCAGGCACCCGCCGCAGTCGAGCAGCGGATCCCCACCGCAGCCGTGACCGTGACCGTGCTACTGGGGGCTGGTCCTCCTCCAAGAAGCGGCCCCGGCTGGGGGACCTTGGAGGAGGAAGTCGGGACCTGTCTCCAGAGCCAGCACCAGATGAAGGTCCCCGCCGAGATGGAGACCCAGCTCCCAAGAGACTGGCTAGCCTGAATGCAGCTGCTTTCCTAAAGCTGAGCCAGGAGCGGGAGCTACCCCTGCGTCTGCCTCGTGCCCATGCAGAAGTAGATGGGCGGTCCACTGAGCCCCCAGCACCCAAGGCCCCGAGGCCAAAGTGGCCCAAGGTCACTGGCAAGAACTATCCCAAGGCTTGGCAGGGGGCCAGCTCTGGGGAGGCTGCAGGCCCACCCGGCTGGCAAGGCTGCCCTGATGAGCCATGGCCATCTACAATTCCTCGTGGACCATCCGTCCAGCCATCTCATCAGCCCCTGAGCAAGGCTCTGGAGAGCCCTTTGGGACTGCGCCCTCACCTACCCCTGCTGATGGGTGGACAGGCGGCTCTGAAGCCAGAGCCTGGGCGCCCAGGCGAGGAGTCACCTGCCCCTAAGCAGGAACTGCATCAGCCCTCGTTCCCCACACCTCAGCTGTCTCCGCTGCCGATGCCTGGCAACCCTGCCGACTATAGTGGCCTGTGTGTTGGGCCCGAGCTCACTGCACTAGGCAGCTTCTACCTGTACTGTGGCCAAGAGGGGCTGCAGTGTGGGGGCTACTCGCCCTGCCCCATGCTCCCAGAGGGCAAGCTATCCCCAGTGGCTGCACCTCAAGAAGAGGGGCTCCTCTTAGCCCCGAGCTCAGTGCCCTCAGGCACCCCTTTTCAGCACCCTCCCTGGGGCTCCTCTCGCTACTGCTCTAGTGAGGACACTGGAGCGAGTGGCTACAGCATCTGCGGAGTGTTGCCCCTGTCTCTCACCCGCGCTGGCACTGCCTGTGGCGGCTGCCCATACAAAATGCCTTTTGCAGCAG AAGGCTGCAGATCCCTGAGCCAGTTGGAATTTCCTCTCCCAGAAGCTGGCCACCCAGCCTCACCCGCCCACCCACTCCTGGGATGCCCTGTACCCAGTGTACCGCCTGCAGCAGAGCCCGTCCCCCATCTTCAGACACCCACCTCGGAGCCTCAGACAGTAGCCCGTGCGTGCCCTCAGAGCGCCAAACCACCCAGTGGTTCTAAGTCAGGTCTGCGCACGGGCTCCAGCTGCAGGCACACTGCAAGGAGCAAGGCAGCCCGCAGGCCCAGTCACCCCAAGCAGCCACGTGTCCAGCGCCCACGCCCTCGCCGCCGCCGTCGCCGCCGCACTAATGGCTGGGTACCTGTTGGGGCTGCCTGTGAGAAGGCCGTGTATGTCTTG GATGAGCCGGAACCAGCCATCCGAAAGAGCTACCAGGCGGTAGAGCGGCATGGGGAGACAATCCGAGTCCGGGACACTGTCCTCCTCAAGTCAGGCCCACGAAAGACCTCCACACCTTATGTGGCCAAGATCTCTGCCCTCTGGGAGAACCCCGAGTCAG gagagctgatgatgAGCCTCCTGTGGTATTACAGACCTGAGCACTTACAGGGAGGCCGCAGTCCCAGCATGCACGAG AATGAAGTCTTTGCATCGCGACATCAGGACCAGAACAGTGTGGCCTGCATCGAGGAGAAGTGCTATGTGCTGACTTTTGCCGAGTACTGCAG GTTCTGTGCCATGGCCAAGCGCCGAGGCGAAGGCCTTCCCAGCCGAAAGACAGCACTGGTTCCCCCCTCTGCAGActactccaccccaccccaccgcaCAGTGCCAGAGGACACGGACCCTGAGCTGGTGTTCCTTTGCCGCCATGTCTATGACTTCCGCCACGGGCGCATCCTTAAGAACCCCCAGTAG